The following proteins are co-located in the [Pasteurella] mairii genome:
- the pgk gene encoding phosphoglycerate kinase, protein MSIIKMTDLDLAGKRLFIRADLNVPVKDGKVTSDARIRATIPTLKFALEKGAKVMVTSHLGRPTEGEFKPEDSLQPVVDYLNNAGFNARLVQDYLDGVEVADGEVVVLENVRVNKGEKKNSEELAKKYAALCDIFVMDAFGTAHRAEGSTYGVAQFAPVACAGPLLAAELEALGKALKEPQRPMLAIVGGSKVSTKLTVLDSLSKIADQLIVGGGIANTFIAAEGHNVGKSLYEADLIPEAQRLAKATNIPVPVDVRVGTEFSDSAPATEKSVSDVQADESIFDIGDKSAEELAKIIKSAKTILWNGPVGVFEFPNFRKGTEVISNAIAEATANGAFSIAGGGDTLAAIDLFGIADKISYISTGGGAFLEFVEGKVLPAVEILEKRANG, encoded by the coding sequence ATGTCAATAATTAAAATGACCGACCTAGATTTAGCAGGTAAACGTCTTTTCATTCGTGCGGATTTAAACGTGCCGGTAAAAGATGGCAAAGTAACGTCTGATGCACGTATTCGTGCAACGATCCCGACGTTAAAATTCGCGTTGGAAAAAGGCGCGAAAGTGATGGTAACTTCGCATTTAGGTCGTCCGACGGAAGGTGAATTCAAACCGGAAGATTCTTTGCAACCTGTTGTTGATTACTTGAACAATGCAGGCTTCAACGCGCGTTTAGTACAAGATTACTTAGATGGCGTTGAAGTGGCTGATGGTGAAGTTGTGGTATTAGAAAACGTTCGCGTAAACAAAGGCGAGAAGAAAAATTCTGAAGAATTAGCGAAAAAATACGCCGCGCTTTGCGATATTTTCGTGATGGACGCATTCGGTACTGCACACCGCGCGGAAGGTTCAACTTATGGTGTAGCACAATTTGCACCAGTGGCTTGCGCAGGTCCTTTATTAGCGGCGGAATTAGAGGCGTTAGGTAAAGCATTAAAAGAACCACAACGACCAATGTTGGCGATTGTCGGTGGTTCAAAAGTGTCCACCAAATTAACGGTGCTAGATAGTCTTTCAAAAATCGCTGACCAATTAATTGTGGGCGGTGGTATTGCCAATACCTTTATCGCCGCGGAAGGTCACAACGTGGGTAAATCTTTATACGAAGCGGATTTAATCCCTGAAGCACAACGCTTGGCAAAAGCTACCAATATCCCTGTGCCGGTAGATGTGCGTGTGGGTACAGAATTCTCTGACAGCGCGCCAGCCACTGAAAAATCAGTATCTGACGTCCAAGCTGATGAATCTATCTTCGATATTGGTGATAAATCAGCAGAAGAATTAGCGAAAATCATCAAATCGGCGAAAACTATTCTTTGGAATGGTCCAGTGGGCGTATTTGAATTCCCGAACTTCCGCAAAGGGACTGAAGTGATTTCAAATGCTATCGCTGAAGCCACTGCAAATGGGGCATTCTCTATTGCTGGTGGTGGCGATACTTTGGCAGCGATCGATTTATTCGGTATTGCGGATAAAATTTCTTATATTTCAACCGGTGGTGGTGCATTCTTAGAGTTTGTAGAAGGCAAAGTATTACCAGCGGTTGAAATTTTAGAGAAACGCGCGAACGGTTAA
- the modB_2 gene encoding molybdate ABC transporter permease protein ModB: MKTTFHVIPGFNIALGYTITFLSLVVLIPLCALFVFSSQISAAELWSLISGKQLQLSLWLSLRTAFTAALINAFLGLILAWTLVRYHFFGRKIIDTFIDMPFALPTAVAGIALTAIYAKNGIIGQFFSFKIAYTPIGITLALLFVTLPFVVRTLQPVLQDLPKEVEEAAEILGASRWQCFLRIILPAILPAWLTGFTLAFARAIGEYGSVVFIAGNIPFSTEILPLLIVSKLDQYNYVAAATIGVIMLIISFTLLFALNMIQRRLANFAS, translated from the coding sequence ATGAAAACCACTTTTCATGTTATTCCCGGCTTTAATATTGCACTAGGTTATACCATCACTTTTTTAAGTTTAGTTGTGTTAATCCCATTGTGTGCATTATTTGTCTTTTCAAGCCAAATCTCCGCGGCTGAATTATGGTCATTAATCAGCGGCAAACAACTTCAATTATCCCTTTGGTTATCACTACGAACCGCCTTTACCGCCGCATTAATAAACGCATTTCTCGGATTAATTTTAGCGTGGACGTTGGTGCGTTATCATTTTTTCGGGCGTAAAATAATTGATACCTTTATTGATATGCCTTTTGCTTTGCCAACCGCTGTCGCCGGCATTGCTTTAACCGCTATTTATGCGAAAAATGGTATTATCGGTCAATTCTTTTCTTTCAAAATTGCCTATACGCCAATCGGCATTACACTCGCCTTGTTGTTCGTTACCTTGCCTTTTGTGGTCAGAACCTTACAACCGGTTTTGCAAGATTTACCCAAAGAGGTTGAAGAAGCCGCCGAAATCTTAGGCGCCAGCCGCTGGCAATGTTTTTTACGCATTATTCTTCCCGCGATTTTACCCGCTTGGCTCACAGGCTTTACCTTAGCCTTTGCGCGCGCCATCGGTGAATACGGATCAGTGGTTTTTATTGCCGGCAATATTCCCTTTAGCACCGAAATTCTACCCTTGCTCATTGTATCCAAACTTGACCAATACAATTATGTTGCCGCCGCCACTATCGGCGTCATCATGTTGATCATCTCCTTTACCTTATTATTTGCACTCAACATGATCCAACGTCGTTTAGCCAATTTTGCTTCATAA
- the sbp gene encoding Sulfate starvation-induced protein 2, with protein MAYFLLGKQRNTSRLRLKKWLFSVTVASALFAGANAYAVDLLNVSYDPTRELYKDYNQLFAKHWQATKGESIKINTSHGGSGKQARSVIDGLQADVITLALAGDINQLAKKDLLTVDWQSKLSHNSTPYSSTIVFLVRKGNPKNITDWDDLVKADVEVITPNPKTSGGARWNFLAAWAYAKTTYGSDEKALEFVSTLYKNTPILDTGARAAATSFIQRGLGDVLLAWENEAYLALAEQGGSEFEIVTPSISILAEPPVAVVDKIVDKKGTRQQATAYLQYLYSDDAQHLIAKHFYRPTNAQILAQYQQQFPPLKLITIDQMFGGWDQAQKTYFDDNGVFDQIFLKLNQ; from the coding sequence ATGGCATATTTTTTACTTGGAAAACAACGCAATACATCTCGTTTGCGATTAAAAAAATGGCTTTTTTCTGTTACCGTCGCCTCCGCACTTTTTGCCGGCGCAAACGCTTATGCGGTCGATTTATTAAACGTGTCTTACGATCCAACTCGAGAATTATATAAAGATTATAACCAACTTTTCGCCAAACATTGGCAAGCAACTAAAGGCGAAAGCATTAAAATCAACACCTCCCATGGCGGCTCCGGCAAACAAGCACGCTCTGTTATTGATGGACTACAAGCAGACGTCATCACCTTAGCGCTCGCCGGCGACATTAATCAACTTGCCAAAAAAGATCTACTCACAGTGGATTGGCAAAGCAAATTAAGCCATAACAGCACGCCTTATAGCTCCACGATCGTTTTTTTAGTACGCAAAGGAAATCCTAAAAACATCACTGATTGGGATGATTTAGTCAAAGCTGACGTAGAAGTCATCACCCCTAATCCTAAAACCTCCGGTGGAGCGCGCTGGAATTTCTTAGCCGCTTGGGCATACGCCAAAACCACCTATGGCAGTGATGAAAAAGCCTTAGAATTTGTTTCCACCCTCTATAAAAATACCCCAATTCTGGACACCGGCGCGCGCGCTGCCGCGACCAGTTTTATCCAACGCGGTTTGGGCGATGTACTATTGGCATGGGAAAATGAAGCTTATTTAGCGCTTGCCGAACAAGGTGGCAGCGAATTTGAAATTGTCACACCATCCATTTCCATCCTCGCTGAACCGCCGGTGGCGGTCGTGGATAAAATCGTCGATAAAAAAGGCACACGCCAACAAGCGACTGCCTATTTACAATATTTATACAGCGACGACGCACAACATTTAATTGCCAAACATTTTTATCGTCCAACCAATGCGCAAATTTTAGCGCAATATCAGCAACAATTTCCGCCGCTTAAATTGATCACCATTGATCAAATGTTTGGCGGTTGGGATCAGGCACAAAAAACCTACTTTGATGATAATGGGGTTTTTGACCAAATTTTTCTGAAACTTAATCAATAG